A single window of Nicotiana tomentosiformis chromosome 1, ASM39032v3, whole genome shotgun sequence DNA harbors:
- the LOC138896761 gene encoding uncharacterized protein — MEHLASEKDALRAQLTSAERQLQSVKEESLAQARRIEEVEAKLASELAKTKAEAEAFVASYRADAEAANLRAQEISATAEIRLSCALDHVGRQSQREALEEVHTRGFDLSADIENAKALEDEAATLLSDDEDSVSRSESEGDGDEASEEVALEDVAPEDVAPGDGLGL; from the coding sequence ATGGAGCATCTTGCCTCGGAGAAGGATGCACTTCGGGCCCAATTGACTTCAGCCGAGCGCCAACTCCAGAGTGTGAAGGAGGAAAGTCTGGCCCAGGCCCGGAGGATCGAGGAGGTTGAGGCCAAGTTGGCCTCCGAGCTTGCAAAGACTAAGGCTGAGGCTGAGGCGTTTGTGGCCTCTTATCGAGCTGATGCCGAGGCTGCCAATCTTCGGGCACAGGAGATCTCTGCTACTGCCGAAATTAGATTGTCATGTGCTCTCGATCATGTTGGGCGGCAATCTCAGAGAGAAGCTCTCGAGGAAGTACATACTCGTGGTTTCGACCTCTCAGCTGATATCGAGAATGCAAAAGCTTTGGAGGATGAGGCCGCAACCTTACTCTCTGATGATGAAGACTCCGTCAGCAGGTCCGAGAGCGAAGGAGATGGGGATGAGGCCTCCGAAGAAGTGGCTCTTGAAGATGTGGCTCCCGAGGATGTGGCTCCCGGGGATGGATTAGGCCTTTAG